In one Oryza glaberrima chromosome 2, OglaRS2, whole genome shotgun sequence genomic region, the following are encoded:
- the LOC127762191 gene encoding mitogen-activated protein kinase kinase kinase 1-like: MAARQRPRAQLARINAMRHSYTAAGDDGSGDDVCGELDYGGGEYASQTSFRIRGGRGAAEVTAIFRKLGLSGPEDFTIPPAVYAAAMSHLSSSARRRASLEVASPPELLEASPAEAAVPMNRETVEKGEEAGPAPKLVQSEVTEVSTRAYANATPAAESSIRVVAPSATKFVQAEAIEVSTRSYARPAASVRSVASKRALLKQDSADEDKEKGKLVRLDKSREEIRGEVVVEATRETTGASALVVEATRESTSRDIEHLISPSPHRRFRRTITSWLKGEHLGSGSFGSVYEAISDDGFFFAVKEVSLIDQGINAKQRIVQLEHEISLLSRLEHENIVQYFGTDKEDGKLYIFLELVTQGSLAALYQKYRLQDSQVSAYTRQILIGLNYLHQRNVLHRDIKCANILVDSNGLVKLADFGLAKEMSILSQARSSKGTVYWMAPEVAKAKPHGPPADIWSLGCTVLEMLTGKVPYPDMEWTHALLKIGRGIPPEIPATLSEDARDFIMKCVKVNPNDRPSAAQLLDHPFVQRSLQHKGA; encoded by the exons atggcggcgcgccAGCGGCCGCGGGCGCAGCTCGCGCGGATCAACGCCATGAGGCACTCCTACACCGCCGCGGGGGACGATGGCTCCGGGGACGACGTGTGTGGGGAGCTCGACTACGGCGGGGGCGAGTACGCGTCGCAGACCAGCTTCCGCATCCGCGGGGGGCGCGGGGCCGCGGAGGTCACCGCCATCTTCCGCAAGCTGGGGCTCTCCGGGCCCGAGGACTTCACCATCCCGCCCGCGGtctacgccgccgccatgtcccACCTTTCcagctccgcccgccgccgcgcgtcgctcGAGGTGGCTTCCCCGCCGGAGCTTCTAGAAGCTTCTCCAGCCGAAGCCGCGGTTCCGATGAATCGGGAAACAGTCGAGAAGGGGGAGGAAGCTGGTCCGGCCCCCAAATTGGTTCAATCAGAGGTTACAGAAGTTTCCACACGAGCTTATGCAAATGCAACGCCTGCAGCAGAATCGAGCATCAGAGTAGTAGCTCCATCGGCCACCAAATTTGTTCAAGCAGAAGCTATAGAAGTTTCCACACGATCATATGCAAGGCCTGCAGCGAGCGTCAGATCAGTAGCTTCTAAACGAGCTCTGCTGAAGCAGGATAGTGCAGACGAGGACAAGGAGAAAGGTAAATTGGTCAGATTGGATAAATCACGAGAGGAAATTAGAGGAGAGGTGGTTGTGGAGGCGACAAGGGAGACCACCGGTGCCTCGGCTCTGGTCGTGGAGGCGACAAGGGAGTCCACTTCACGTGACATCGAGCATTTGATTTCACCCTCTCCTCACAGGCGGTTTAGGAGAACCATCACGTCCTGGCTTAAGGGAGAGCATCTCGGGAGTGGATCGTTCGGGTCAGTGTATGAGGCTATCAGTGA TGACGGTTTTTTCTTCGCTGTCAAGGAGGTGTCATTGATTGATCAAGGGATCAATGCAAAACAACGCATTGTCCAACTTGAGCAT GAGATCTCTCTGTTGAGTCGTTTGGAGCATGAAAACATTGTTCAGTATTTTGGAACAGACAAG GAAGATGGAAAACTGTATATTTTCCTTGAACTAGTAACTCAAGGCTCTTTGGCAGCTCTATATCAAAAATACCGTTTACAGGACTCACAAGTCTCAGCGTACACAAGGCAGATTTTGATAGGTTTGAACTATCTACACCAGCGGAACGTGTTACACAG AGATATTAAATGTGCAAATATCCTAGTGGATTCAAATGGATTAGTTAAACTGGCAGATTTTGGGCTTGCAAAAGAG ATGTCAATTTTGAGTCAGGCAAGATCTAGCAAGGGAACTGTTTACTGGATGGCCCCTGAG GTTGCTAAGGCTAAGCCTCATGGACCTCCAGCAGATATATGGAGTCTTGGCTGCACAGTTTTAGAAATGCTGACTGGCAAAGTTCCATACCCTGATATGGAATGG ACGCATGCTTTGCTTAAAATTGGTAGAGGAATACCACCAGAAATTCCAGCTACACTGTCAGAAGATGCTCGTGATTTCATAATGAAGTGTGTAAAAGTAAATCCAAATGATCGGCCATCTGCTGCTCAGCTGTTGGACCATCCATTTGTCCAGAGATCACTGCAACATAAAGGCGCCTAA